The Phormidium ambiguum IAM M-71 genome contains the following window.
TACTTAAAGCGCCAATAACTTGCTGTTTTTCATTTCGCAAGGGTATTCCTTGACAGGTAAATGGATGAAAGCCAGCAATAAAATGTTCCGGGCCAACAATTTCTACATAGCTGTTTTCAGCTAAGGGAGTGCCTAAGCCATTGGTGCCGCCTACGGCTTCTGAGAGCAAAGAACCTGGGTCGGGAACTCTTTCTGGCCCTTTGACACTTTGTTCGTCACCCACAACATCTAATACTATGGCGTTTTGTTCGCTGAGCATCACAGCATGGCGATCGGATTTGGCAGCTTGAGATAGCATTTTCATGTAAGGACGAGCCGCACAAATCAAAGGATTTTGCTGCTCTAGTAATCGCTGAGTGTCTATTGGAGATAGTTTTTCGGCTTGTAAAGCTTGGGGATTTGCTCCTTGGATATGAGACCTTTCCCAAGCTCGATAAATTACATCGCGCAGACTATCAGCAGGAATTGCACCCTTAGCTAAATATTTCCGTCCGGCTTCTAGAGCTTCCCTAAATTGAAATTTTTTCATTGGCACAAAACAGGAAAATAATAGCTTCCCAATCTCCGAAAATCTTTATCTATTTACATTGTCAATCTCTTTAATAGCAAAAGAGCTTTTTCTTAACCAATTTTTATAACCTACGGTCGTCAATTTATGGGTATTATGCAAGTTTACCTGAGTAACAGCTGATCTTTATCTCAGGCTTTGCTATTATCGGCTTAAGTCTTATTTTAATTGCAATGAATCTGGCAGATTGTTATAAATTATTAGGATTAAATACTGGAGCTTCTAGGGAGGAAGTGAAAACTTCCTATCGTCGTTTGGTAAGAAAATACCATCCTGATGTTAATCGTGACGATCGACAAGCGAAGGATAAGTTTATTGCTATTCAGGAAGCTTACGAGTTTTTGATGGAAAATGTCAAGGAAACGCCAGTTATTTCCGAGTCAACGGCGCATCAACAACAAAATCAACAAAAAGTATCGACACCGCCAAAAACTAAGGTAACGAAGTCTCATAAAGTAAAGACTATTGAAATTCAACCACCGTTGTCGCCAGAGGAACAAAAGTTAAAGTGGCAGTCTTATAATCAATTGCAAGTTTTGCTTAGAGATCAAAGGTATCCTAGAGCGATCGCATTAGTTGAAGGTTTAGCGCAACGTCTCCCAGAAGATTTAGAAGTACGTCAATGGCAAGCAATTACTTATCAGCGTACAGGTCGTCATTTTGTCGATCGTAAACAACTAGAAAAAGCCAGAGTTTACCTCAAAAAAGCCCTAAAAATTGACCCTCACAATCGATCGCTTTGGTTAGAAGTAGAAAGAGACTTCCGCCGCATCGAACAAATCTATTAAAACCCGTAGGGTGCGTTACGCCAGCGTAACGCACCATCCCCAAAGTAACGCACAGTATCCATACTCAAACTCAACTACCCAAAGATTTCAAATAAGCATTGAGTTTAGCCGACAATTCATCAATAATCGGCTTAATTTTTTTAGCCTGACTTTCCGTAATTAACTTCCGATTCCAAGCCAATCTTAGACCATGAATAGTCTCAAATAAACAACCCCTAGCTTGCCGCACCAACTGTTGATTTTCTTGCTGTTCTTGCACAGTTCCCGCAGCGATATTAGCACCTATACAATCAGTCGAAATGATAATTTGCTTACCTAAAGAATCCTTATTAAAATCATCCCAATCTTGCACTAATCGCCAAATTTCATTAGCCAATTTTTCCGATAATTGATAAACTGGCAATCTTTCAAATTCCGGTTTTCCCATATAATTTTTCTCCTTAAGCACTAGAATTAATTAATACAAAAATTACATTATACTTAGCTCTGATAGCTCAATTATATAATATAATGTTTATTTTACAGCTTTAACCATCTGTAGGACATCTTATCAGTCTTAGAATAGGCATCTTATCAGTTGTAGGACAGGCATCTTGCCTGTTAGCTTGTCAAAAATAATGGCAGGCAAGATGCCTGCCCTACGAGATTGAAACCCTACAAGATTGGATAATTTAAATAATGAAAGTTTCTAAGTTTAATATGAATCAAACTACAATTACTGTCACAATTAAATTGTTTGCGGCTTATCAAGAAGCTTACGGCGTACCAGAATTAGTGAGAGAAATTCCCTCAGAAACTTCTGTGGGCAAAGTATTAGAAAATATTATTGCTGAACATCCAGAACTAAGCCAATGGCGGGAAATTACTCGTTTTGGTGTCAATCTTCAGTTTGTCGAACCAGATACAGTTTTGCAAGACGGCGATGAAGTGGTGTTCATTCCCCCTGTGAGTGGCGGGTGAGCGAGTCGGGGGGAGTAGTCAATGATTCATAATTTCAACCAGTTAAACATTGGAGTTCTGATAGGGAATCTATAAATTATACTTTTGGGAATTTTTTTCAACTGCATAAGTCCTCTAGCGATCGATATATAAACTACTGAGGAGTTAATTAACTTCGATGCGTTTAACAAAATTCGGAATTGCTACGGTTATTGCTTTACTGACTGTTGTTGCAGATACTTCTGTTACTTTCTATTCGTTGACAAGTTTGCCAGTGCCAAAAGTTTTGGCGCAGACGAATAATAGTGAAAAGAAAGCTGAAGCCGATCGACTTTTACAACAGGGAATTCAGCAATTTCAAAACAGTCAATTTCGGGAAGCATCACAATCTTTACAGCAAGCATTAACTATTTTTCGGGAAATTGGCGATCGCAAAGGTGAAGGTGCAGCTTTGGGAACTCTGGGTCTGGTTTACAATTTTCTAGGAGACTACCGCGAAGCAATTGATTACCACCAGCAGAGTTTAGCGATTGCACGGGAAATTGGCGATCGCCAAAATGAAGCACCATCCCTGGCAAATCTCGGACTTGCTTACTATTCCTTGGGAGACTACCGTAAAGCAATTGAGTACCACCAACAGAGTTTAACTATTGCGCGGGAAATAAACGATCGCTTTGGTGAAGGATTAGTACTCGCAAATCTCGGACTTGCTTACAATTCTCTCGGAGACTACCGCAAAGCAATTGAGTACCAGCAGCAGAGCTTAGCTATTGTACGCGAAATTGGCGATCGTCAAGGCGAAGCAGCAGCACTGGGAAATCTTGGTCTTGCTTACAATTCTGTCGGAGACTACCGCAAAGCAATTGATTACCAGCAGCAGAGTTTAGCTATTAAACGTGAAATAGGCGATCGTCAAGGCGAAGGAAATTCTCTGGGAAATCTGGGTAATACTTACTTTTTCCTGGGAGACTACCGCAAAGCAATTGATTACCACCAGCAGAGCTTAGCCATTGGACGCGAAATTGGCAATCGCAAGAGTGAAGGAGTATCACTGGGAAATCTGGGTGTTGCTTACGATTCGCTGGGGGATTACCGTAAAGCGATTGAGTACTACCAACAGTTTTTAGTTATTGCACGCGAAATTGGCGATCGCAAAAGTGAAGGAAATGCGCTGGGAAATCTGGGTGTTGCTTACCATTCTTTAGGAGACTATCCCAAAGCGATTGAGTACCACCAGCAGAGTTTAGCCATTGCACAAGAAATTGGCGATCGTTCTGGTGAAGGAAATGCTCTAGGAAATTTGGGTCTTGCCCTTTATAAATCTGGAAATTTGCACCAAGCAGAAAAAAATTTATTCCAAGGAATTGAACTTTGGGAATCTCTACGCGAGAAATTAGGCGATGACGATGCTAATAAAGTGTCTATTTTTGAGAAACAAGCTAAAACCTACAACCTTTTACAACAAGTCTTAATTGCTCAAAACAAAACAGCAACAGCCTTAGAAATTTCCGAACGAGGTAGAGGCAGAGCTTTTGTTGAATTACTTACCAGACGGCTCTCAAATAACTCGCAAGAAATCATTTCTGCTACATCTTTAAAACCAACAATTGAGCAAATTAAACAAATTGCCAAAAAGCAAAATGCCACTTTGGTACAATACTCGATTATTTTTGATCATTTCAACATTCAAGATAAACAACAAATCAAAGAATCAGAAATCTACATTTGGGTAATCAAACCCACAGGTGAATTCAACTTCCGTAAAGTTGATTTAAAACCTTTATGGCAACAACAAAACACTTCCCTCTTAGAACTTGTTGTTAATAGTCGTGAGTCGATCGGTGTCAGGGGTATAGTTACGGCAACTATCGCCCATAAACCCGAAGGCAACCAAAAACAAAACCTACGAAAACTCCATGAATTACTGATTAAACCAATTGCAGATTTACTTCCAACCGATCCCAATAATCATATTATTTTCATTCCCCAGCGAGAGTTATTCTTAGTTTCCTTTGTCGCCTTACAAAATGAACAAAGCAAATATTTAATTGAAAAACACACAATTCTCACTGCTCCATCAATTCAAGTTTTAGAATTAACCCGCAGCAAAAAAGTAGGGGAGCAAGGGAGCAGAGGGGCAGAGGAGAATGATAAAACTTTAATTGTGGGTAATCCTGTAATGCCTTCTGTAACCTTAAAAATAAGTGAACCACCGGAACAATTATTACCTTTACCTGCGGCACAGCAAGAAGCTATTGAAATTGCTAAATTGTTTAATACTAAACCTGTAATTGGTTCCCAAGCTACAGAAGCAACAATTAAATCTGAAATCTCCCAAGCTAACGTTATTCACTTCGCCACACACGGACTTTTAGATTATGGAGAACTGCAAGGAAAATATCGCGCAGGAGTACCAGGTGCATTAGCTTTTACACCTGACGAAAAAGAAGATGGTTTGCTGACTTCTGATGAAATTCTCGATTTAAAATTGAATGCTTCCTTAGTAGTTTTAAGTGCTTGTGATACTGGGAGAGGAAAAATTACGGGTGATGGGGTAATTGGTTTATCTCGCGCCTTTATTACTGCGGGAACACCCAGCATTGTTGTTTCTTTGTGGGCGGTTCCTGATGCACCAACAGCAGATTTAATGAAGGAATTTTATCAGCAAATGAAGAAGAATCCCAATAAGGCGCAAGCGTTGCGTCAAGCAATGTTAACTGTGATGAAAACTCACCCGCGTCCAAGAGATTGGGCGGCTTTTACTTTAATTGGGGAAGCATTTTAAGGGAAAAGGGGACTGGGAAAGTTTTTATTTGTAGAGGTGGGTTTAGCAGATAAGTCTATGTCACAAGCAGAGGCAGTGGCTGCATTTCGCTTAAAACTGTGGGAATAAGTTCAGACACGGTTGGGTGAATGGGTACGGCCCATTGCAGTGTGGTGTAGGGCTGGTCAGCAT
Protein-coding sequences here:
- a CDS encoding MoaD/ThiS family protein; translation: MNQTTITVTIKLFAAYQEAYGVPELVREIPSETSVGKVLENIIAEHPELSQWREITRFGVNLQFVEPDTVLQDGDEVVFIPPVSGG
- a CDS encoding CHAT domain-containing protein, which codes for MRLTKFGIATVIALLTVVADTSVTFYSLTSLPVPKVLAQTNNSEKKAEADRLLQQGIQQFQNSQFREASQSLQQALTIFREIGDRKGEGAALGTLGLVYNFLGDYREAIDYHQQSLAIAREIGDRQNEAPSLANLGLAYYSLGDYRKAIEYHQQSLTIAREINDRFGEGLVLANLGLAYNSLGDYRKAIEYQQQSLAIVREIGDRQGEAAALGNLGLAYNSVGDYRKAIDYQQQSLAIKREIGDRQGEGNSLGNLGNTYFFLGDYRKAIDYHQQSLAIGREIGNRKSEGVSLGNLGVAYDSLGDYRKAIEYYQQFLVIAREIGDRKSEGNALGNLGVAYHSLGDYPKAIEYHQQSLAIAQEIGDRSGEGNALGNLGLALYKSGNLHQAEKNLFQGIELWESLREKLGDDDANKVSIFEKQAKTYNLLQQVLIAQNKTATALEISERGRGRAFVELLTRRLSNNSQEIISATSLKPTIEQIKQIAKKQNATLVQYSIIFDHFNIQDKQQIKESEIYIWVIKPTGEFNFRKVDLKPLWQQQNTSLLELVVNSRESIGVRGIVTATIAHKPEGNQKQNLRKLHELLIKPIADLLPTDPNNHIIFIPQRELFLVSFVALQNEQSKYLIEKHTILTAPSIQVLELTRSKKVGEQGSRGAEENDKTLIVGNPVMPSVTLKISEPPEQLLPLPAAQQEAIEIAKLFNTKPVIGSQATEATIKSEISQANVIHFATHGLLDYGELQGKYRAGVPGALAFTPDEKEDGLLTSDEILDLKLNASLVVLSACDTGRGKITGDGVIGLSRAFITAGTPSIVVSLWAVPDAPTADLMKEFYQQMKKNPNKAQALRQAMLTVMKTHPRPRDWAAFTLIGEAF
- a CDS encoding four helix bundle protein, producing MGKPEFERLPVYQLSEKLANEIWRLVQDWDDFNKDSLGKQIIISTDCIGANIAAGTVQEQQENQQLVRQARGCLFETIHGLRLAWNRKLITESQAKKIKPIIDELSAKLNAYLKSLGS
- a CDS encoding J domain-containing protein, producing the protein MNLADCYKLLGLNTGASREEVKTSYRRLVRKYHPDVNRDDRQAKDKFIAIQEAYEFLMENVKETPVISESTAHQQQNQQKVSTPPKTKVTKSHKVKTIEIQPPLSPEEQKLKWQSYNQLQVLLRDQRYPRAIALVEGLAQRLPEDLEVRQWQAITYQRTGRHFVDRKQLEKARVYLKKALKIDPHNRSLWLEVERDFRRIEQIY